The Acidimicrobiia bacterium genome contains the following window.
ATGTTGGTAAGGGCTAGGGTACCTACAACATCTGACAGGTTGTAAGCTACCCGTTCCCCAACCGACAACCCAGCCACATTCTCACGATCAACATGAATCATATCGACACCGACATGTTGCGCTACTGGTTTCAACGACCAACTAACACCTTGTGTTTCAGCGAACTCCTTATAAAGATACGCTATATCAACATGGTGTAAAATGTTACCGTAACCGTTAGCAACCTCCACCGTGTAACCCCCTTCAAAACCTGGAAGCGCCCCATACTTGGGAACTAGGTTCGGGTTAAGTTCTAACATTAACGGCAACAACACTTTTTGTTGTGTTGCTCGTGCAGCCAGAAACGGGAAATCAAAACTAGCCCCGTTCCACGAAACAAACACCGTGTTCCGGTCACATTCTCGAAACCATGCCGCTAAAACTAGCAACAACCGTCTCTCGTTATGACCATCGATCAGCAACGTTTCATCCTTGGAATGTAACGCTATCGAAGTGATACCACCAGCTCTAGGGTCCAAACCCCCAGGGATATCAGGATCTACCGGCACAGCGTTCGTGTCCGTCTCGATATCTAACGCCACAAAACGTGTCACAGTCACCAACTTTCGTTCAAGTTTCTAGAATGCTGAACAGCAAACATTTATACACAACCACACAACTCCAAAACCCCGGTCTTAAACCTTTTAGGGGATGTGATAACGGTTCCCTACTTGGTGTTTGCCATCCTACAAACAAAACTTGTTTTTTGTGTTACCCAAAACCAGTTGTTTTGGACACCAGAAACCATTGACGCCCCACAGTAACCCCCAACTCCCGCAACACACCTAGCAGTACCCTACCATGGGCAGATCAAAACTGCGGTCAAAAACAACACACGACCACTAAACACCAGCACCGCACAAAACAACAATTAACTATTCACCGAACCCCAACACAACACAACACAACTGGCTCTTATCAGGTGTTGTTCGCGGATTGCTATCTGTTCTGTTGGGTTGTTAGGAAAGCTCAGCACCCCAAACAACAACTGTGATCTGTGCGTTGCCCCACGTTTCGATACCAGTTTCGCTTCGTAACTCTTCTGCTTTAGTAACCCCCGATATTGACGGACCAAACATTTCAACCAACACAGGGATCACACCACTAAATTTGTTGGGTGGGCGCAGATCAGCCCAAATGTTTAACACCGCCGGAAAACCTACAGCGGCAGCCTCGT
Protein-coding sequences here:
- a CDS encoding ribonuclease H-like domain-containing protein, which gives rise to MTVTRFVALDIETDTNAVPVDPDIPGGLDPRAGGITSIALHSKDETLLIDGHNERRLLLVLAAWFRECDRNTVFVSWNGASFDFPFLAARATQQKVLLPLMLELNPNLVPKYGALPGFEGGYTVEVANGYGNILHHVDIAYLYKEFAETQGVSWSLKPVAQHVGVDMIHVDRENVAGLSVGERVAYNLSDVVGTLALTNMLVEKHSVEWLLDQR